The following coding sequences are from one Malaciobacter pacificus window:
- a CDS encoding choline kinase family protein, with translation MTLKNLKQYKIFKNEKLLSLELFENQGFCNINYHLKTSKNSYVLREFKSDKTVNISRDFEFKVQKIAFGKNIATKPVYLDKNKKFMIYKFLDGNHKSKLKKSELNSLIKTVKKLHKIKLVSKEMNLKNELKQYKYLDSKKAKKSLDICNKELRKLQRYKKSLVVCHHDLNPKNILFTKDGIKFIDWEYSGINDSFFDLATICYEFDLNKQKRVYLLKKYLKNYTKKDLSKLESYIKIYKHICKLWFISLENSKAQGNK, from the coding sequence TTGACCTTAAAAAATCTAAAACAGTATAAAATATTTAAAAATGAAAAACTTTTAAGTCTTGAGTTATTTGAAAATCAAGGTTTCTGCAATATAAACTATCATCTAAAAACTTCAAAAAACTCTTATGTTTTAAGGGAGTTTAAAAGTGATAAAACAGTAAATATAAGTAGAGACTTTGAGTTTAAAGTACAAAAAATAGCTTTTGGAAAAAATATTGCTACAAAGCCTGTGTATTTAGATAAAAACAAAAAGTTTATGATATATAAATTTTTAGACGGTAATCATAAATCAAAACTAAAAAAAAGTGAACTAAATAGTCTAATTAAAACAGTCAAAAAACTCCATAAGATAAAGTTAGTCTCAAAAGAGATGAACTTAAAAAATGAGTTAAAACAATACAAATATTTAGATAGCAAAAAAGCAAAAAAGAGTTTAGATATTTGTAACAAAGAGTTAAGAAAATTGCAGAGATATAAAAAGTCATTGGTTGTTTGTCATCATGATTTAAACCCTAAAAATATTCTTTTTACAAAGGATGGTATTAAGTTTATTGATTGGGAGTATTCTGGTATAAATGATAGTTTTTTTGACTTGGCAACTATTTGTTATGAATTTGATTTAAATAAACAAAAGAGAGTTTATTTACTAAAGAAATATTTAAAAAACTATACAAAAAAAGATTTATCAAAACTTGAATCATATATCAAAATATATAAACATATTTGTAAATTATGGTTTATTAGTTTAGAAAACTCAAAAGCCCAAGGAAATAAA
- the pnuC gene encoding nicotinamide riboside transporter PnuC, protein MEFLQTVIESLNIMSTYEAIAMVLAIAYILLAIKQSLWCWPAAFVSTLIYTILFYDVSLLMDSALNAYYLIMAVYGWYSWKYGGKLQEVDLEVSTYGLNKNIQIIAILTIISLAFGYVMANYTSADFAYVDSFTTVFAVFSTYMLAKKIIENWIYWIVIDVVSIYIYIQKGLNLTAVLFMIYTILALVAYLDWKKEFDLKKSKTV, encoded by the coding sequence TTGGAATTTTTACAAACAGTTATTGAATCATTAAATATTATGAGTACCTATGAAGCTATTGCTATGGTTTTGGCTATTGCATATATATTATTAGCTATTAAACAAAGTCTTTGGTGTTGGCCTGCAGCATTTGTTTCTACACTTATTTATACAATTTTATTTTATGATGTTTCACTTCTTATGGATTCAGCTTTAAATGCATATTATCTTATCATGGCAGTATATGGATGGTATTCTTGGAAGTATGGTGGAAAACTACAAGAAGTGGATTTAGAAGTATCAACTTATGGATTAAATAAAAATATCCAAATAATAGCGATATTAACTATTATTTCTTTAGCATTTGGATATGTTATGGCAAATTACACTAGTGCTGATTTTGCTTATGTTGACTCTTTTACAACTGTTTTTGCAGTGTTTTCAACTTATATGTTAGCAAAAAAGATTATAGAAAACTGGATATATTGGATAGTAATTGATGTTGTTTCTATTTATATTTATATTCAAAAAGGTTTAAATTTAACAGCAGTTTTATTTATGATTTATACTATATTAGCCTTAGTTGCATACTTAGATTGGAAAAAAGAGTTTGACCTTAAAAAATCTAAAACAGTATAA
- a CDS encoding alpha/beta fold hydrolase, with protein sequence MREKIYLIPGLMCDERLWSRLKPFLEDKYELIHLPIPFSDNFNTASKKLEGIIEDESINLLGFSLGAYLASYFTVKNPSKVKRLFLVAGTPGAINDDEITKRKMAISQIQKFGFKGLSNKMVLSLIDEKNHNDSELIDLIKDMFKNLGEQTYKIQMKLTFNRVDISDDLKKLDIPIKFFYSTDDKLLNYEVLSKFIKKYNHISIVSKEGTNHMIPLEKPEALSSEIIKWMSS encoded by the coding sequence ATGAGAGAAAAAATATATTTAATTCCGGGACTTATGTGTGATGAGAGATTATGGAGTAGATTAAAACCTTTTTTAGAAGATAAATATGAGTTAATACATTTGCCAATACCTTTTAGTGATAACTTCAATACTGCTTCAAAAAAGTTAGAAGGTATTATAGAAGATGAAAGTATAAATCTTTTAGGTTTTTCTTTAGGTGCTTATTTAGCTTCTTATTTTACAGTAAAAAATCCTTCAAAAGTAAAGAGACTTTTTTTAGTGGCTGGAACACCTGGTGCTATTAATGATGATGAAATTACAAAAAGAAAAATGGCAATATCTCAAATACAAAAGTTTGGATTTAAAGGGCTTTCAAACAAAATGGTTTTATCACTTATTGATGAAAAAAACCATAATGATAGTGAGTTAATAGATCTAATAAAAGATATGTTTAAAAACTTAGGTGAACAGACTTATAAAATACAGATGAAATTAACTTTTAATAGAGTTGATATATCTGATGATTTAAAGAAATTAGATATTCCTATTAAGTTTTTTTATAGTACTGATGATAAACTTTTAAATTATGAAGTTCTAAGTAAATTTATTAAAAAATATAATCACATATCAATAGTTTCTAAAGAGGGTACAAATCACATGATACCTTTAGAAAAGCCAGAAGCTTTATCTAGTGAGATTATAAAGTGGATGTCTAGTTAA
- a CDS encoding alpha/beta fold hydrolase, translating to MIELNYKKVGTGSKTMILMHEWMGDHTNYDTSIPFLNTHDFTYIFVDFRGYGISKDIEGEFTFEEMVSDIKNLVIKLGLKEFYLLGHSMSSLIAQKLAMDLKEQVIELFLITPILPTGIKMKESAKQKLLDDVQNENNVIENVVTQASKRYNNTWKNYRINLAHTCSTLKAKVSYMNMYLSTDFSEEIKGLDTKITVLTGKLDLPAFHKNSLEKRFMNYYPNISFIECLEAGHYPMIECPVFFSTVIDR from the coding sequence ATGATTGAATTAAATTATAAAAAAGTTGGTACTGGTTCTAAAACTATGATTTTGATGCATGAGTGGATGGGTGACCATACAAACTATGATACATCTATTCCTTTTTTAAACACACATGATTTTACATATATCTTTGTTGATTTTAGAGGATATGGAATATCAAAAGATATTGAAGGTGAATTTACTTTTGAAGAGATGGTAAGTGATATCAAAAATTTAGTAATAAAACTTGGTTTAAAAGAGTTCTATTTGCTAGGTCATTCTATGTCTTCACTTATAGCTCAAAAACTTGCAATGGATTTAAAAGAGCAAGTTATAGAACTATTTTTAATAACTCCTATCTTACCAACTGGTATAAAGATGAAAGAGAGTGCAAAACAAAAGCTTTTAGATGATGTTCAAAATGAAAACAATGTTATAGAAAATGTAGTAACTCAAGCTAGTAAAAGATACAACAATACTTGGAAAAACTATAGAATAAACTTAGCTCATACTTGCTCGACACTCAAAGCAAAAGTTTCATATATGAATATGTATCTTTCAACTGATTTTAGTGAAGAGATAAAAGGTTTAGATACAAAAATTACCGTACTAACTGGGAAACTTGATTTGCCAGCTTTTCATAAAAATTCATTAGAAAAAAGATTTATGAATTATTATCCAAATATTAGTTTTATTGAGTGTTTAGAAGCAGGGCATTATCCCATGATAGAGTGTCCAGTATTTTTCTCTACAGTTATTGATAGATAA
- a CDS encoding pseudouridine synthase, whose product MQDNISQSHHHFKMFKPYGCVSQFKPKPKKSKTLLGDHYDFPEDTMAIGRLDMDSEGLLLLTTDGMMSYKIRDKSIEKEYYVQLDGIITDEAIQKLQNGVEISVNGSMYLTLPCKAFKLEEEPSLPQRGRNIRNSKHGPTSWTSIIINEGKERQVRKMTAAVGFPTLRLVRVRIGSIFIDNLLPSEVIALDNLDDALI is encoded by the coding sequence TTGCAAGATAACATTTCACAATCACACCACCACTTCAAAATGTTCAAACCATATGGTTGTGTAAGTCAATTTAAACCAAAACCAAAAAAGAGTAAGACTTTATTAGGTGATCATTATGATTTTCCTGAAGATACTATGGCTATAGGTAGATTGGATATGGATTCTGAAGGGTTATTACTTCTTACAACTGATGGTATGATGAGTTATAAAATTAGAGATAAAAGTATAGAAAAAGAGTACTATGTCCAACTTGATGGAATAATCACTGATGAAGCTATACAAAAGTTGCAAAATGGTGTTGAAATTAGTGTAAATGGTAGTATGTATTTAACTCTTCCTTGTAAGGCATTCAAATTAGAAGAAGAACCATCGCTTCCTCAACGTGGTCGTAATATTCGTAATTCAAAGCATGGACCAACTTCTTGGACATCGATAATTATTAATGAAGGGAAAGAGCGTCAAGTTAGAAAGATGACAGCAGCTGTAGGTTTTCCTACATTAAGATTAGTTAGAGTTCGTATTGGAAGTATTTTTATTGATAACTTACTACCAAGTGAGGTAATTGCTTTAGATAATTTAGATGATGCACTTATTTAA
- the guaA gene encoding glutamine-hydrolyzing GMP synthase: MKHVPIVVLDFGSQYTQIIARKLRESGVYSEIVPYSESIEDIMARTPKGIILSGGPASVYAPDAYHPDATIFELGLPILGICYGMQLISQHFGGSVIPADHHEYGKAKLTFQKECAIFADTTDGQTVWMSHGDKVDKLANGFEVIGTSENSPFAAIANEDERIYAFQFHPEVYHSEQGSKILKNFAKHICGCESTWNMGSFAKEQIKKIQDTVGDKKVLCGVSGGVDSSVVATLLAEAIGDQLIPVFVDNGLLRANEREQVEAMFKARGVDLITADASELFLERLAGVTDPETKRKIIGETFIEVFDEEAKKHDGIEFLAQGTLYTDVIESVSVKGPSKTIKSHHNVGGLPDWMTFELIEPLREIFKDEVRLLGLELGLPKDMIGRHPFPGPGLAIRVMGDVNKPDLELLRKADTIMLDVLHATGLYDKTWQAFTVLLNVKSVGVMGDNRTYDNTVCVRIVEATDGMTATFAHIPHDVLETISRRIINEVDGINRVVYDISSKPPATIEWE, from the coding sequence ATGAAACACGTACCAATAGTTGTATTAGATTTCGGTAGTCAATATACTCAAATTATTGCTAGAAAATTAAGAGAATCAGGTGTTTATTCTGAAATAGTTCCATACTCTGAAAGTATTGAAGATATTATGGCTAGAACTCCAAAAGGTATTATCCTTTCAGGAGGACCTGCTTCAGTTTATGCTCCAGATGCATATCACCCTGATGCTACTATTTTTGAATTAGGACTTCCTATTTTAGGTATTTGTTATGGAATGCAATTAATTTCACAACATTTTGGTGGAAGTGTAATTCCTGCAGATCACCACGAATATGGAAAAGCAAAATTAACATTCCAAAAAGAGTGTGCAATTTTTGCTGATACTACTGATGGACAAACAGTATGGATGTCTCACGGTGATAAGGTTGATAAATTAGCAAATGGATTTGAAGTAATTGGAACTAGTGAAAATTCACCATTTGCAGCTATTGCAAATGAAGATGAAAGAATCTATGCATTCCAATTCCACCCAGAAGTTTATCACTCAGAGCAAGGTAGTAAAATCCTTAAAAATTTCGCAAAACATATTTGTGGATGTGAGTCAACATGGAACATGGGTTCATTTGCAAAAGAGCAAATCAAAAAAATACAAGATACTGTTGGTGATAAAAAAGTACTATGTGGTGTATCAGGTGGTGTTGATTCATCTGTTGTTGCTACTCTTTTGGCTGAAGCTATTGGAGATCAGTTAATTCCTGTATTTGTTGATAATGGACTTTTAAGAGCAAATGAAAGAGAACAAGTTGAAGCTATGTTCAAAGCTAGAGGAGTAGATCTTATTACTGCTGATGCAAGTGAACTTTTCCTAGAAAGATTAGCAGGTGTTACAGATCCTGAAACAAAAAGAAAAATCATCGGTGAAACTTTTATCGAAGTATTTGATGAAGAAGCAAAAAAACATGATGGAATTGAGTTCTTAGCACAAGGTACACTTTACACTGATGTTATTGAGTCTGTTTCAGTTAAAGGACCTTCAAAAACTATTAAGTCTCACCATAACGTAGGTGGATTACCTGATTGGATGACATTTGAGTTAATCGAGCCTTTAAGAGAAATCTTCAAAGATGAAGTTAGACTTTTAGGATTAGAACTTGGATTACCAAAAGATATGATTGGTAGACATCCATTCCCTGGACCTGGACTTGCTATTAGAGTTATGGGTGATGTAAATAAGCCTGATTTAGAATTACTAAGAAAAGCTGATACTATCATGTTAGACGTATTACATGCTACTGGATTATATGATAAAACTTGGCAAGCATTTACAGTACTTCTAAACGTAAAATCAGTTGGAGTAATGGGTGATAACAGAACTTATGATAATACAGTATGTGTAAGAATTGTAGAAGCAACAGATGGTATGACGGCAACATTTGCACATATCCCTCATGATGTATTAGAAACTATTTCTAGAAGAATCATCAATGAAGTTGATGGAATCAATAGAGTAGTTTATGATATTTCTTCAAAACCGCCAGCAACTATCGAGTGGGAATAA
- the nhaD gene encoding sodium:proton antiporter NhaD, translated as MLKVIMTLLLSSVALFAASGPSGTAEVAPDITMTWVGIACLVVFVIGYYFVAAEEKYEIDKAKPALFIGTFMFILVAVYYALNGLDLGLVHTEAQHLILEIAGIFFFLFVAMTYIESLIHMGVFDRLKYNLVSKGYTYRQLFWVTGIIAFFLSPIADNLTTALILSTVLITIDKTRKDFLVPGAINIVVAANAGGAWSPFGDITTLMAWTAGKGTFTDFLFLFPASIIGYLVTALILSRFVPDVKPDFDASKEQKPKMAEGAKVVIALGVFTIFCAVMSHQVLHLPAMWGMMFGLSLLKVYSYGLKRKYGTDHFNIFHSMAKIENNTLMFFFGILAAVGALYFIGWLALAVVVYDPSVLGPTWSNIGVGFLSAIVDNVPVMSAVLKASPEMGLDQWMLVTLTAGVGGSLISFGSAAGVGVMGKLHGIYTFGSHMKYAWTILIGYFVSIAVWYVQYQVLGFYHIG; from the coding sequence ATGTTAAAAGTTATAATGACATTACTGTTATCATCAGTGGCGTTATTTGCAGCTAGTGGGCCATCTGGTACTGCTGAGGTTGCACCTGATATTACAATGACATGGGTAGGAATTGCGTGTTTAGTAGTATTTGTTATTGGATATTATTTTGTTGCAGCAGAAGAGAAATATGAGATAGATAAAGCTAAACCAGCTTTATTTATTGGTACTTTCATGTTTATTTTAGTTGCTGTTTATTATGCTTTAAATGGTTTAGATTTAGGTTTAGTTCACACTGAAGCTCAACACTTAATCTTAGAAATTGCTGGTATTTTCTTCTTCTTATTTGTTGCTATGACTTATATTGAATCCTTAATTCATATGGGTGTTTTTGATAGATTAAAATATAACTTAGTTTCAAAAGGATATACATACAGACAATTATTCTGGGTAACTGGTATTATTGCATTTTTCTTATCTCCAATTGCAGATAATTTAACTACAGCTTTAATTTTATCAACTGTATTAATTACAATTGATAAAACAAGAAAAGACTTCTTAGTTCCTGGTGCTATTAATATCGTTGTTGCAGCAAATGCAGGTGGTGCATGGTCTCCTTTTGGTGATATTACTACACTTATGGCTTGGACTGCTGGTAAAGGAACATTTACTGATTTCTTATTCTTATTTCCAGCATCTATTATTGGATATTTAGTTACAGCTTTAATTTTATCAAGATTTGTTCCAGATGTTAAACCTGATTTTGATGCTTCAAAAGAGCAAAAACCTAAAATGGCTGAAGGTGCGAAAGTAGTTATTGCGCTTGGTGTATTTACTATTTTCTGTGCAGTTATGTCTCACCAAGTATTACATTTACCAGCAATGTGGGGTATGATGTTCGGTCTTTCACTACTAAAAGTTTATTCTTATGGTTTAAAAAGAAAATACGGTACAGATCATTTTAATATCTTCCATTCAATGGCTAAAATTGAAAACAATACTTTAATGTTCTTCTTTGGTATTTTAGCAGCAGTTGGTGCATTATATTTTATTGGATGGCTAGCTCTTGCAGTTGTTGTTTATGACCCATCAGTATTAGGACCAACTTGGTCAAATATTGGAGTTGGATTCTTATCTGCTATTGTTGATAACGTTCCTGTTATGTCTGCAGTTTTAAAAGCATCTCCTGAAATGGGACTTGACCAATGGATGTTAGTAACTTTAACAGCTGGTGTTGGTGGATCATTAATTTCATTTGGTTCAGCAGCTGGTGTTGGAGTTATGGGTAAATTACATGGAATTTATACATTTGGTTCACATATGAAATATGCTTGGACTATTTTAATTGGATACTTTGTATCTATTGCTGTTTGGTATGTACAGTACCAAGTATTAGGATTTTATCATATAGGATAA
- the nadB gene encoding L-aspartate oxidase, whose product MTYDYIIIGAGMAGLNAARLIPEDKKVLILCKMSPWNCNTFWAQGGIATAVDKEDIPLHIKDTLEAGVYHNDKEAVELLSEKSLDALKNLIDAGMQFDKNSNGELAFTKEAAHSRNRILHADGDATGRMIHVFLLEQCMHEVVTQAVVSDLLVQDDICYGVQYYVSETEQKVAYADNIFIASGGVGSIYRYHTNSTANAGEIQGIIAEKNLPLKDMEMMQFHPTVVRGTSFARKPLLSEALRGEGAHVVDENGYRFLFDYHKDGELAPRDVVSRSIFDYNQKTGLGVFLSFKNFEKNAFKERFPNIYANLKELGYDLPFEDVPISPAFHYSMGGVEVELNGKVKGMQNLYAIGEVACTGVHGANRLASNSLLEALVFSQLAVEESLKNNFKINKEEYKKNIIKFVRNKSIDKDIKDTLREIMWSCAGIVRQRDDLEKSLKIVEEFLTKDVGRLLYLRLLTARSILVSALNREQSLGAHYIKN is encoded by the coding sequence ATGACATATGATTATATAATTATTGGTGCAGGTATGGCTGGATTAAATGCAGCTAGACTAATACCTGAAGATAAAAAAGTATTGATATTGTGTAAAATGTCACCTTGGAATTGTAATACTTTTTGGGCTCAAGGTGGAATCGCAACGGCTGTCGATAAAGAGGATATTCCTTTACATATTAAAGACACTTTGGAAGCTGGAGTTTATCATAATGATAAGGAAGCAGTAGAACTATTAAGTGAAAAATCTTTAGATGCTTTAAAAAATCTTATTGATGCTGGAATGCAATTTGATAAAAATTCTAATGGCGAATTAGCTTTTACAAAAGAAGCAGCACATAGCAGAAATAGAATTTTACATGCAGATGGTGATGCTACAGGAAGAATGATACATGTTTTTTTACTTGAACAATGTATGCATGAGGTTGTAACACAAGCTGTTGTTAGTGATTTATTAGTTCAAGATGACATCTGTTATGGTGTTCAGTATTATGTTAGTGAAACTGAACAAAAAGTTGCATACGCAGATAATATTTTTATTGCAAGTGGTGGAGTTGGTTCAATTTACAGATATCATACAAACTCAACTGCAAATGCAGGTGAAATACAAGGTATTATAGCTGAGAAGAACTTGCCATTAAAAGATATGGAAATGATGCAATTTCACCCAACTGTTGTTAGAGGGACATCATTTGCTAGAAAACCACTTTTAAGTGAAGCTTTAAGAGGTGAGGGTGCTCATGTTGTTGATGAAAATGGATATAGATTTTTATTTGATTATCACAAAGATGGAGAGTTAGCACCAAGGGATGTAGTGAGTAGGTCTATTTTTGATTATAATCAGAAAACAGGTCTAGGTGTATTTTTATCTTTTAAGAATTTTGAAAAAAATGCATTTAAAGAGAGGTTTCCTAATATTTATGCAAATTTAAAAGAGTTAGGATATGACTTACCATTTGAAGACGTACCTATTTCTCCAGCTTTTCATTATTCAATGGGAGGTGTTGAGGTTGAGTTAAATGGAAAAGTAAAAGGAATGCAAAATTTATATGCAATTGGTGAAGTTGCATGTACAGGTGTTCATGGAGCAAATAGATTAGCATCCAACTCTTTACTTGAAGCATTAGTTTTTTCACAACTTGCTGTCGAAGAGTCTTTAAAAAATAATTTTAAGATAAATAAAGAAGAGTATAAAAAAAATATTATAAAGTTTGTTAGAAATAAATCTATAGATAAAGATATAAAAGATACTCTTAGGGAAATAATGTGGAGTTGTGCTGGAATTGTAAGACAAAGAGATGATCTTGAAAAATCACTAAAAATTGTAGAAGAGTTTTTAACAAAAGATGTTGGTAGATTACTTTATCTAAGACTACTTACAGCTAGATCTATTTTAGTTTCTGCATTAAATAGAGAACAATCATTAGGTGCACATTATATAAAAAATTGA
- a CDS encoding lipoprotein, which produces MTKNFIHFFHVVIIAGILLSVSGCGYKGDPVYVQDQTKEVKK; this is translated from the coding sequence ATGACTAAGAATTTCATTCATTTTTTTCATGTTGTTATTATAGCAGGAATTTTATTATCAGTAAGTGGTTGTGGTTACAAAGGTGACCCAGTATATGTTCAAGATCAAACTAAAGAAGTTAAAAAATAA
- a CDS encoding DciA family protein, with protein MNEILSHLKKNPEFRKINTSSAIERLIEILPLKLKKGIKFAYVKKQTLYFVLTHPVYKMEFEYNKGDIKSLLKKANIANVEDVAFFVTNKIEKKEKPKEPVEYYTEKSHGIFLNKAQDENIFKKFEEIRKIIKES; from the coding sequence ATGAATGAAATTCTTAGTCATCTTAAAAAAAATCCTGAATTCAGGAAAATTAATACATCTTCAGCCATAGAAAGACTTATAGAGATACTTCCTTTAAAATTAAAAAAAGGAATTAAATTTGCTTATGTAAAAAAGCAAACACTTTATTTTGTATTAACTCATCCTGTTTATAAAATGGAGTTTGAGTATAACAAAGGCGATATAAAATCATTATTAAAAAAAGCTAATATAGCAAATGTAGAAGATGTTGCTTTTTTTGTAACTAATAAAATTGAAAAGAAAGAAAAACCTAAAGAACCTGTTGAATATTACACTGAAAAGTCACATGGTATTTTCTTAAATAAAGCCCAAGATGAAAATATATTCAAGAAGTTTGAAGAGATTAGAAAAATTATAAAAGAGTCTTGA
- a CDS encoding M48 family metallopeptidase: MIFEIEVANKRIAVQLENKKHIRHCYLRVLKEDLIQIRANKYFDIYDAHELLNRKKDWIEKSIRQLEKKRINDDEFLYLGQVEKLVDYKIKDIDKFYKKEIEKHIYPLIEKHSKNMNLFPTSIRFRKNKRTWGSCNYKNGLNFNYLLMKYPIHIMEYIVIHELAHIKHKNHSKKFWDLVEKYCPNYKFIEKEFKTLL; encoded by the coding sequence TTGATTTTTGAAATAGAAGTTGCCAATAAACGAATAGCTGTTCAATTGGAAAATAAAAAACATATAAGACATTGTTATCTTAGAGTTTTAAAAGAAGATTTAATTCAAATTAGAGCTAATAAATACTTCGATATTTACGATGCTCATGAATTATTAAATAGAAAAAAAGATTGGATAGAAAAATCTATAAGACAATTAGAAAAAAAAAGAATAAATGATGATGAGTTTTTATATTTAGGTCAGGTAGAAAAATTGGTTGATTATAAGATTAAAGATATAGATAAATTTTATAAAAAAGAGATTGAAAAACATATCTACCCTTTAATTGAAAAACACTCAAAAAATATGAATCTATTTCCAACTTCAATAAGATTTAGAAAAAATAAAAGAACTTGGGGCTCATGTAATTATAAAAATGGATTAAATTTTAATTATTTACTTATGAAATATCCAATTCATATTATGGAATATATAGTAATTCATGAATTGGCACATATAAAACATAAAAACCATTCAAAAAAATTTTGGGATTTAGTAGAAAAATATTGTCCAAACTATAAATTTATAGAAAAAGAGTTCAAGACTCTTTTATAA
- a CDS encoding pyridoxal phosphate-dependent aminotransferase has translation MKIASRMENLSPSVTMAITALGRELKAQGKDILSFSAGEPDFNTPEIIKEAAIQAIKDGHTKYTAVEGITETKQAIINKLKKDHNLDYKLEHIVISNGAKHSLFNLFQVLIENGDEVIIPAPYWVTYPEQVKYSDGVPVFIETDDSTEFKITAEQLKAAITPKTKILLLNTPSNPTGAVYTKEELEAIAKVLVGTDIIVLSDEMYEKIMYNGKEFTAAAQISDDMFQRTVTINGLSKAVAMTGWRFGYIATPNVDLVKAMIKLQGQVTSNVNSITQHAAIPALEGAADETIEMMRVEFEKRKNIAVESFNAIKGLSTIDPDGAFYLFINIKEVTNDSMKFCSDLLEQKGVAVVPGLAFGTEGYFRFSFATDLASIQEGIKRIKEFVERH, from the coding sequence ATGAAAATTGCGAGCAGAATGGAGAACCTGTCTCCATCAGTTACTATGGCAATCACTGCCTTAGGAAGAGAGCTAAAAGCTCAAGGTAAAGATATTCTAAGTTTTAGTGCAGGTGAACCTGATTTTAATACACCTGAGATCATCAAAGAAGCTGCTATTCAAGCTATAAAAGATGGACACACTAAATATACTGCAGTAGAAGGAATAACTGAAACCAAGCAAGCAATTATTAATAAATTAAAAAAAGATCACAATTTAGATTACAAATTAGAGCACATTGTAATTAGTAATGGTGCTAAACACTCTTTATTTAACCTATTTCAAGTTTTAATTGAAAATGGTGATGAAGTAATTATTCCTGCACCATACTGGGTTACATACCCAGAACAAGTTAAATATTCTGATGGAGTTCCAGTATTTATTGAAACTGATGACTCAACAGAGTTTAAAATTACAGCAGAACAATTAAAAGCTGCAATTACACCAAAAACTAAGATTCTTTTATTAAACACACCTTCTAATCCAACTGGTGCTGTTTATACAAAAGAAGAGTTAGAAGCAATTGCTAAAGTTTTAGTAGGAACTGATATTATTGTTTTATCTGATGAAATGTATGAAAAAATCATGTATAACGGTAAAGAGTTCACAGCAGCTGCTCAAATTAGTGATGATATGTTCCAAAGAACTGTTACAATTAATGGATTAAGTAAAGCAGTTGCAATGACAGGATGGAGATTTGGTTATATTGCAACTCCAAATGTGGATTTAGTAAAAGCTATGATTAAACTTCAAGGTCAAGTAACTTCAAATGTTAACTCAATAACTCAACATGCTGCTATTCCAGCACTTGAAGGTGCTGCTGATGAAACTATTGAAATGATGAGAGTAGAATTTGAAAAAAGAAAAAATATTGCAGTTGAGTCTTTCAATGCAATTAAAGGTCTTTCTACAATTGACCCTGATGGAGCATTTTATCTATTCATCAACATCAAAGAAGTTACAAATGATTCAATGAAATTTTGTTCTGATTTATTAGAGCAAAAAGGAGTTGCAGTTGTTCCAGGACTTGCTTTTGGAACAGAAGGATACTTTAGATTCTCATTTGCTACAGATTTAGCATCAATTCAAGAGGGAATTAAAAGAATCAAAGAGTTTGTAGAAAGGCACTAA